A single Streptococcus thermophilus DNA region contains:
- the fmt gene encoding methionyl-tRNA formyltransferase yields the protein MTKIIFMGTPAFSATVLEGLLTDERYDIVAVVTQPDRAVGRKKEIRMTPVKELALAHELPIYQPEKLSGSEEMVQLISLGADGIVTAAYGQFLPSKLLDSMDFAVNVHASLLPKYRGGAPIHYAIINGDAEAGVTIMEMVKEMDAGDMVSQKALPILDQDNVGTMFEKLAVLGRDLLLETLPAYIAGEIKPVPQDASQVTFSPNISPEEERLDWNKSGRDIFNQIRGMYPWPVAHTLLNGKRFKIYEGDLVEGQGQAGHIIEKTKKSLVVATGQGAISLKSVQPEGKPRMAIADFLNGVGRNLEVGDVFGQ from the coding sequence ATGACAAAAATAATATTTATGGGAACGCCGGCCTTTTCAGCGACAGTGCTGGAGGGACTTTTGACAGATGAGCGTTACGACATTGTCGCTGTTGTCACACAGCCAGATCGTGCTGTCGGCCGAAAAAAAGAAATTCGCATGACACCAGTTAAGGAATTAGCCTTGGCGCATGAGTTGCCAATCTATCAGCCTGAAAAATTATCAGGCTCTGAAGAAATGGTCCAACTGATATCACTTGGAGCTGATGGTATTGTTACTGCGGCTTATGGTCAATTTTTGCCAAGCAAATTGCTTGATAGCATGGACTTTGCGGTTAATGTTCACGCATCGCTCTTGCCAAAATATCGTGGTGGTGCACCTATCCATTATGCCATCATCAATGGTGATGCAGAAGCTGGTGTGACCATTATGGAAATGGTCAAGGAAATGGACGCTGGTGACATGGTCAGCCAAAAGGCCTTGCCAATTCTGGACCAAGATAATGTCGGTACTATGTTTGAAAAATTGGCAGTTTTGGGTCGTGACCTCTTGCTTGAAACCTTGCCTGCCTACATTGCAGGAGAAATCAAACCCGTTCCTCAAGATGCCAGTCAGGTAACGTTTTCACCAAACATTAGCCCAGAAGAGGAGCGCCTTGATTGGAATAAGTCGGGTCGTGACATTTTCAATCAAATCCGAGGTATGTATCCATGGCCTGTGGCACACACTCTGCTTAATGGCAAACGTTTCAAAATTTATGAGGGAGACTTAGTAGAAGGACAAGGACAGGCTGGTCATATTATCGAAAAAACTAAGAAGAGTTTGGTCGTTGCGACTGGTCAGGGGGCTATTTCGCTTAAGAGTGTTCAGCCTGAAGGTAAACCTCGTATGGCTATTGCTGATTTCCTTAATGGAGTCGGTCGCAATCTTGAAGTAGGTGATGTCTTTGGCCAATGA
- a CDS encoding Stp1/IreP family PP2C-type Ser/Thr phosphatase gives MEISLLTDIGQKRSNNQDFVNKFVNKAGVTLVIVADGMGGHRAGNIASEMSVSDLGRDWINTDHRELSHIRDWMIAAIDEENRKIYELGQNEEYKGMGTTIEVLALVDNAVIFAHVGDSRIALIRNGEYKQLTSDHSLVNALIKAGQLTEEEAAVHPQRNIITQSIGQAAPVEADLGVQQLEPGDYILVNSDGLTNMISIEQIIHIVNSPGLVEEKASRLVAAANEAGGHDNITVALIEVESEEG, from the coding sequence ATGGAAATATCATTATTAACGGACATTGGCCAAAAACGGTCAAACAATCAAGATTTTGTTAATAAATTTGTCAACAAGGCTGGTGTTACACTTGTCATTGTTGCAGATGGAATGGGTGGACACCGTGCTGGAAATATTGCCAGTGAGATGTCAGTATCTGACCTTGGTCGTGACTGGATTAATACTGATCATCGTGAGTTGAGCCATATTCGTGATTGGATGATTGCTGCCATCGATGAAGAAAATCGTAAAATCTATGAGCTTGGTCAAAATGAAGAATATAAAGGAATGGGAACGACTATCGAGGTTCTTGCCTTAGTTGATAATGCTGTGATTTTCGCTCATGTTGGGGATTCACGTATTGCCCTTATCCGTAATGGTGAGTATAAGCAATTAACGAGCGATCACTCCTTGGTCAATGCTCTTATCAAGGCTGGTCAGTTGACAGAAGAAGAAGCTGCAGTTCACCCACAGCGTAATATTATTACGCAATCTATAGGGCAAGCTGCTCCAGTTGAAGCAGATCTTGGTGTTCAACAATTGGAACCGGGAGATTATATTTTGGTCAATTCAGATGGATTGACTAATATGATTTCAATTGAACAGATTATTCATATTGTTAACAGTCCTGGTCTTGTCGAAGAAAAAGCCAGTCGTTTAGTTGCTGCTGCCAATGAAGCCGGTGGTCATGATAATATTACAGTTGCTCTCATCGAAGTAGAAAGTGAGGAAGGATAA
- the pknB gene encoding Stk1 family PASTA domain-containing Ser/Thr kinase, whose translation MIQVGKLFAGRYRILKSIGRGGMADVYLANDLILDNESVAIKVLRTNYQTDQVAVARFQREARAMTELSHPNIVAIRDIGEEDGQQFLVMEYVDGSDLKKFIQDHAPLSNQDVVRIMGEVLSAMTLAHQKGIIHRDLKPQNVLLTKDGRAKVTDFGIAVAFAETSLTQTNSMLGSVHYLSPEQARGSKATIQSDIYAMGIMLFEMLTGHIPFDGDSAVTIALQHFQKPLPSILAENRNVPQALENVVIRATAKKLENRYNSTLEMSRDLATSLHPSHSRDSKVVFDDMTDTKTLPKVDSVPSVGPEKKISPKPSEPTPAPSKQPREKASLSKKKKNLFLTLLKVLLGFVFIGIIIFAYLVFTNPDNVQVPNVVGQELSTAQTKLESAGFKVGDVKEVENDSVNKGKVIKTDPTAGTMRKEGASIDVYVSSGSKGFTLKNYKGKNYKDAIEDLTSNYGVSEDQIDIQHVEDDNAKEGEILSQSPEKNKSFNPKDSKAKIKFRVATPKTITMPDVTGLTVSTAVQTLNSKDISSSSIEYHDYNTGVKLDKSKVPSNTEVLYQDPQVGTAVDGTVILYVSVVTKSSSIQQSSSASTTQSPSSTSSSSESSTASSTETATEATHTEQ comes from the coding sequence ATGATCCAAGTTGGCAAATTGTTTGCTGGACGTTATCGAATCCTTAAATCTATCGGACGTGGTGGTATGGCGGATGTTTATCTGGCTAACGACCTGATTCTGGATAATGAAAGTGTAGCTATTAAGGTGCTACGTACCAATTATCAAACTGATCAGGTTGCTGTGGCGCGTTTCCAGCGTGAAGCACGTGCCATGACTGAGCTTAGCCATCCGAATATCGTTGCGATTAGAGATATTGGTGAAGAAGACGGTCAGCAGTTCTTGGTGATGGAGTATGTGGATGGTTCGGACTTGAAGAAATTCATTCAAGACCATGCACCATTGTCTAACCAAGATGTTGTGCGTATTATGGGGGAAGTCCTTTCCGCCATGACTCTTGCCCACCAAAAGGGTATTATTCACCGTGACCTTAAGCCACAGAACGTTCTATTAACTAAGGATGGTAGAGCTAAGGTTACAGACTTTGGTATCGCAGTAGCATTTGCTGAAACCAGCCTGACACAAACTAACTCAATGTTGGGGTCAGTCCATTATTTGTCACCAGAACAGGCACGTGGTTCTAAAGCCACTATCCAAAGTGATATCTATGCTATGGGGATTATGCTCTTTGAAATGTTGACAGGGCATATCCCTTTTGATGGCGATAGTGCAGTAACCATTGCACTTCAACATTTCCAAAAGCCCCTGCCATCGATTTTGGCTGAGAACCGTAACGTTCCTCAAGCTTTAGAAAATGTTGTTATTAGAGCAACTGCTAAAAAGCTTGAAAATCGTTACAACAGCACTTTGGAAATGAGTCGCGACCTAGCAACTAGTTTGCATCCTAGTCATAGTCGTGATTCTAAGGTAGTTTTTGATGACATGACGGATACTAAGACCCTGCCAAAGGTCGATTCAGTTCCATCAGTAGGTCCTGAGAAAAAGATTTCTCCTAAACCATCAGAGCCTACACCGGCTCCAAGCAAACAACCGAGGGAAAAAGCTTCTCTATCTAAAAAAAAGAAAAATCTCTTTTTAACTCTACTCAAGGTTTTACTAGGCTTCGTCTTTATAGGAATTATCATTTTTGCCTATCTTGTTTTTACCAATCCTGACAATGTCCAAGTACCAAATGTTGTAGGTCAAGAGTTGTCAACAGCTCAGACGAAACTTGAAAGTGCAGGCTTTAAGGTTGGCGATGTTAAAGAAGTCGAAAATGATTCAGTCAATAAGGGCAAAGTTATCAAGACCGACCCTACAGCTGGGACAATGCGTAAAGAGGGAGCAAGCATTGATGTCTATGTTTCTTCTGGTAGCAAAGGTTTCACTCTGAAAAATTACAAGGGGAAAAATTATAAGGATGCCATTGAGGATTTAACCTCGAATTATGGGGTTTCCGAGGATCAGATCGATATTCAACATGTCGAAGACGATAATGCTAAAGAAGGCGAAATTCTATCTCAAAGTCCGGAGAAAAACAAGTCCTTCAATCCTAAAGATAGTAAGGCAAAAATCAAGTTTCGTGTGGCAACTCCTAAGACTATAACTATGCCTGATGTGACTGGTTTAACTGTCTCGACAGCAGTCCAAACCTTGAATAGTAAAGACATTTCAAGTAGCAGTATTGAGTATCATGACTATAATACTGGTGTTAAGTTGGATAAGAGTAAGGTACCTAGTAATACAGAGGTCCTTTATCAAGATCCTCAAGTTGGTACTGCTGTTGATGGCACAGTGATTCTCTATGTTTCAGTCGTAACTAAGAGTTCAAGTATTCAACAGTCAAGCTCAGCAAGTACGACACAATCGCCGTCATCTACAAGTTCTAGTTCTGAAAGTAGTACAGCTTCTAGTACCGAAACAGCTACAGAAGCTACTCACACAGAGCAATAA
- the rsmB gene encoding 16S rRNA (cytosine(967)-C(5))-methyltransferase RsmB, with protein sequence MANDWKKTARGQALEVLEEVFQEGAYSNIALNARLSNSCLTDKDKALVTEIVYGTVARKITLEWILAHVIEDRDKLEAWVYDLLLLSLYQLAYLDKIPSHAVVNDAVSIAKNRGNKKGAEKLVNAVLRKLSSQPLPDPSKIKRVNKRYSVQYSLPVWLVKKLIEQYGEERALAIFQSLFVRNKASVRVTDVSRMEEIAEATGAERSDLSPVGLVKSSGYFAGTDYFKEGLLTIQDETSQLVAPTLAIQGMEEILDACAAPGGKTVHMASYLTSGHVTALDLYDHKLALIKENAQRLGLADKVKTQKLDARQVHQVFPTASFDKILVDAPCSGIGLIRRKPDIKYNKDLQDFKSLKSEQLDILSSVCQTLRKGGIITYSTCTIIAEENQEVIQAFLESHPDFEQVALDHPCKDIVVNGYLAITPEQYLTDGFFIAQLRKKV encoded by the coding sequence TTGGCCAATGATTGGAAAAAAACAGCCCGTGGACAGGCACTTGAAGTTTTAGAAGAAGTCTTTCAAGAAGGGGCTTACTCAAATATTGCCCTCAATGCACGTCTGAGCAATTCATGTCTAACAGATAAGGACAAGGCCCTGGTAACGGAAATTGTTTATGGAACTGTTGCCCGTAAGATCACTTTGGAATGGATCTTAGCCCATGTCATTGAGGATCGAGATAAACTTGAAGCTTGGGTCTATGACCTATTGCTTTTGAGTCTTTACCAGTTGGCCTACTTGGATAAGATTCCATCCCATGCGGTGGTTAACGATGCCGTTTCTATTGCCAAAAATCGTGGCAATAAAAAAGGAGCTGAGAAGCTGGTGAATGCAGTTCTTCGCAAACTATCTAGCCAGCCATTGCCAGATCCAAGCAAGATTAAACGTGTCAATAAACGCTATTCTGTTCAATATTCCCTACCTGTATGGTTGGTGAAAAAGCTTATTGAGCAGTATGGGGAAGAGCGAGCCCTTGCTATTTTCCAAAGTCTCTTTGTGAGAAACAAGGCCAGTGTCCGTGTGACGGATGTGTCCCGTATGGAAGAAATTGCGGAGGCCACTGGAGCTGAGCGTTCAGATTTGTCACCAGTTGGGCTTGTTAAGTCTTCGGGTTATTTTGCTGGGACTGATTATTTTAAAGAGGGGTTATTGACCATTCAGGATGAGACTAGTCAGCTAGTTGCACCAACTTTAGCAATTCAAGGTATGGAAGAAATCCTGGATGCTTGTGCGGCACCCGGAGGTAAGACTGTCCATATGGCATCATACTTGACGAGTGGACATGTGACGGCTCTTGACCTTTATGATCATAAGCTTGCTCTTATTAAAGAAAATGCACAACGACTTGGTCTGGCTGATAAGGTTAAAACTCAGAAACTAGATGCTCGTCAGGTGCATCAAGTCTTTCCGACTGCTAGTTTTGACAAGATTCTAGTGGATGCTCCTTGCTCAGGGATCGGTCTCATTCGTCGAAAACCAGACATAAAATACAATAAGGATCTCCAAGACTTTAAATCCCTCAAGTCTGAGCAATTGGATATATTATCCAGTGTTTGTCAAACCCTACGAAAAGGTGGTATAATAACCTACAGTACTTGCACCATCATAGCAGAAGAAAATCAAGAGGTAATTCAGGCCTTTCTTGAGAGCCATCCTGATTTTGAGCAAGTTGCCTTGGATCATCCATGCAAGGACATCGTGGTCAATGGCTATTTGGCTATCACCCCCGAACAGTATCTAACTGATGGTTTTTTTATCGCTCAGTTGCGTAAGAAAGTCTAG
- the rpoZ gene encoding DNA-directed RNA polymerase subunit omega, whose product MMLKPSIDKLLDKVPSRYSLVILQAKRAHELAAGAEPTQEFSSVKYTLQALEEIESGNVIIHPNPEAKRKLARLKVIQARLAAEEEERKIKEQIAKEKEEGDKI is encoded by the coding sequence ATGATGTTGAAACCCTCTATTGATAAACTTTTGGATAAAGTGCCTTCAAGATATTCATTAGTTATTTTGCAAGCAAAACGTGCCCATGAATTGGCAGCTGGTGCTGAACCTACTCAAGAATTTTCGTCTGTAAAATATACGCTTCAAGCCCTTGAAGAAATTGAATCTGGTAATGTCATTATTCACCCAAATCCAGAAGCTAAACGTAAATTGGCACGTTTGAAAGTTATCCAAGCGCGTCTTGCTGCTGAGGAAGAAGAACGTAAAATCAAAGAACAAATCGCTAAAGAAAAAGAAGAGGGAGATAAAATCTAA
- the gmk gene encoding guanylate kinase: MSERGLLIVFSGPSGVGKGTVRQEIFSKPDHKFEYSVSMTTRAQRPGEVDGKDYFFRSREEFEELIRNGQMLEYAEYVGNYYGTPLAYVNETLDKGIDVFLEIEVQGALQVKKKVPDAVFIFLTPPDLNELEERLVGRGTDSEEVIAQRIERAREEIALMSEYDYTIVNDEVPLAAERVKRVIEAEHFRVERVIGHYRNMISDKRLSDK; encoded by the coding sequence ATGTCTGAACGTGGACTTTTAATTGTTTTTTCAGGGCCTTCTGGTGTCGGAAAAGGAACTGTTCGTCAGGAGATTTTTTCAAAACCTGACCACAAATTTGAATACTCAGTATCAATGACCACACGTGCTCAACGTCCTGGTGAAGTTGATGGGAAGGATTATTTCTTCCGTTCGCGTGAGGAATTCGAAGAGCTTATTCGTAATGGTCAAATGCTGGAATATGCTGAGTATGTAGGCAACTACTACGGAACACCTTTGGCCTATGTCAATGAAACCTTGGATAAGGGAATTGATGTTTTCCTTGAAATCGAGGTTCAAGGAGCCCTACAGGTTAAGAAAAAGGTTCCAGATGCTGTCTTTATCTTTTTGACACCACCAGATTTGAACGAACTTGAAGAACGTTTAGTTGGCCGTGGGACAGACTCTGAAGAAGTTATTGCTCAACGTATTGAACGTGCGCGTGAAGAGATTGCTCTCATGAGCGAATACGATTATACCATTGTCAATGACGAGGTGCCTTTGGCTGCCGAGCGTGTAAAGCGTGTTATTGAAGCGGAACACTTCCGAGTTGAACGTGTGATTGGCCACTATCGTAATATGATTTCAGATAAGAGATTATCAGATAAATAA
- the liaF gene encoding cell wall-active antibiotics response protein LiaF — protein MTKFNFFLVVEALLLTLGLITIFNNDIIRFIFILVLTSLAVRFFNKESKSDFVLTICLISLFLVSMWNIYVVLAILVGVAYVMINHFSQVKKKNRYALIQFKEDDLNPQAVRNQWIGTRMEPVSDRYDFDDINIIRFFGTDVIDLTQVIVSGRENVVILQKLYGPTTILVPIDISVKLNISAIYSSVTFFDEDEYDLRYESLTLQGAEYEHAHRTLKLILNVGAGPVEVRRK, from the coding sequence ATGACCAAATTTAATTTTTTCTTAGTGGTGGAGGCTCTTCTTTTAACTCTAGGCTTAATCACCATCTTTAATAATGATATTATCCGTTTTATTTTCATACTGGTTTTAACCTCGTTGGCCGTTCGCTTTTTTAACAAGGAGTCCAAGAGCGACTTTGTCTTGACGATCTGCTTGATTTCACTTTTTTTGGTTTCCATGTGGAATATCTATGTGGTTCTTGCTATCTTAGTGGGTGTGGCCTATGTCATGATTAATCATTTTTCACAGGTCAAGAAAAAGAATCGCTACGCTCTCATTCAATTTAAGGAAGATGACTTGAATCCACAGGCTGTGCGAAATCAGTGGATTGGAACTCGTATGGAACCCGTAAGTGATCGCTATGACTTTGATGATATTAATATTATCCGTTTCTTTGGGACAGATGTGATTGATTTGACCCAGGTTATCGTTTCAGGTCGAGAAAATGTCGTCATTTTACAGAAACTTTATGGACCAACGACAATCTTGGTACCAATTGATATTTCCGTTAAGTTGAATATATCAGCTATCTATAGCTCTGTGACCTTCTTTGATGAAGATGAATACGACCTCCGTTACGAAAGCTTGACCTTACAGGGGGCAGAGTATGAGCATGCCCATCGAACGCTTAAATTGATTCTCAATGTGGGAGCTGGACCAGTGGAGGTACGTCGTAAATGA
- a CDS encoding potassium channel family protein encodes MATVTTVGYGDIVPKNLVGKAVAVVLMFSGIATLGLLTALLIIFLCVQVAKLNEK; translated from the coding sequence GTGGCAACAGTTACCACAGTAGGTTACGGGGATATTGTCCCTAAAAACCTCGTAGGTAAGGCAGTTGCTGTTGTGCTCATGTTTAGTGGAATTGCTACTCTGGGGTTGTTGACAGCTCTCTTAATAATATTTTTGTGCGTTCAGGTCGCTAAACTGAACGAAAAATAG
- a CDS encoding sensor histidine kinase, with protein sequence MKKQYLFLILTYSVVVLIGVTLVVMDSFNLNFSLVFGSISQVFHFLFNMFFVVLSLLILLYILWAIANDNSMRSVNQDLRRIINNQPVKRQGDSELDKNMMRLSHKMRKLTKDLQKTENAQALKSRDIIKKERGRIARDLHDTVSQELFAASMILSGVSQMVDQLSKEDLHHQIQAVEALLTDAQNDMRVLLLHLRPTELENKTLQEGLQMILKELTDKSNIRIVYKDMVKKVPKRIEDNLFRIAQEFISNTLKHAKASQIEVYLYQNSQEIQLKMLDNGVGFDLNASTDEMRYGLKNIQERVDEMAGTVQFLSAKGKGTSIDVRVPVLRGEDNVE encoded by the coding sequence ATGAAGAAACAGTACCTATTTTTAATCCTAACTTATTCAGTTGTTGTTTTAATTGGGGTTACCCTTGTGGTTATGGATAGCTTTAACCTCAACTTTTCACTGGTTTTCGGTAGTATCTCTCAGGTATTTCACTTCCTTTTTAACATGTTTTTTGTGGTTCTGAGTTTGCTCATTTTGCTGTATATTCTTTGGGCCATTGCAAATGATAATAGTATGCGTTCGGTCAATCAAGACTTGCGTCGTATTATCAATAACCAACCTGTCAAACGTCAGGGAGATAGTGAGTTGGACAAGAATATGATGCGTCTATCTCATAAAATGCGTAAATTGACCAAGGATCTGCAAAAAACGGAAAATGCTCAGGCTTTGAAAAGTCGTGATATTATTAAGAAAGAGCGAGGTCGCATTGCTCGAGATCTTCACGATACCGTTAGCCAGGAGCTTTTTGCGGCTAGTATGATTCTATCTGGTGTTTCTCAGATGGTGGACCAGCTAAGTAAGGAAGATTTACATCATCAGATTCAGGCAGTCGAGGCCTTGCTGACTGATGCTCAAAATGATATGCGTGTCTTGCTTTTGCACCTTCGTCCGACAGAACTTGAGAACAAGACTTTACAGGAAGGCTTGCAGATGATTCTTAAAGAATTAACTGATAAATCCAATATCCGTATTGTCTATAAGGATATGGTTAAGAAAGTGCCTAAGCGTATTGAAGATAATCTCTTTAGGATTGCCCAAGAGTTTATCTCTAATACCCTTAAGCACGCCAAGGCCAGCCAAATAGAGGTCTACCTCTATCAAAATAGTCAGGAAATTCAGTTAAAAATGCTAGATAATGGTGTTGGTTTTGATTTGAATGCCTCGACTGACGAGATGAGATATGGACTAAAAAATATCCAAGAGCGTGTTGATGAAATGGCGGGAACTGTGCAGTTCCTATCAGCTAAAGGTAAAGGGACGTCTATTGATGTTCGTGTGCCAGTATTAAGAGGAGAAGACAATGTCGAATAA
- a CDS encoding primosomal protein N', whose protein sequence is MVLVAQIIVDVPLMQTDRPYSYLVPESMQGQITIGMRIHVPFGKGNRLLQGFVIGFVEQENVRNLPDLKPIAELLDYEPVLNQDQLDLADQMRHTVFSYKISILKSMLPGLLNSQYDKVIMATDKLSEEERDIFLQGRDHILFSQLSKKQGQAIPRLVGSGRVTVDYIARDKQNIKTEKHYSVQRGILETLDISQRAKKRLELRDFLLEKNEPGKLVDLHKLFSRDVVKFFIEAGALAITEVEVNRADSYFEKVEKTDFLELNAQQAHAVEVMTGQIGHGGKPFLLKGVTGSGKTEVYLHLIERTLAMGKTAIVLVPEISLTPQMTNRFISRFGDLVAIMHSGLSDGEKFDEWRKVRSGQAKVVVGARSAIFAPLDNIGAIIIDEEHEATYKQESNPRYHARDVALLRSKSHGAILVLGSATPSIESRARAQKGVYHFFELTERANPSAKIPQVEVVDFKDFVGRQEASDFTPPLLEKIRERLARKEQVVLLLNRRGYSSFVMCRDCGYVDDCPNCDISLTLHMDTKTMNCHYCDFQKAIPNVCPNCQSRQIRYYGTGTQKAYDQLTELFPEARVIRMDVDTTRKKGAHEKLLETFGSGKADILLGTQMIAKGLDFPNVTLVGVLNADTSLNLPDFRSAERTFQLLTQVAGRAGRADKEGEVIIQTYNPSHYAIRFAQQQDYEGFYAYEMGIRRQLAYPPYFYTVGITLSHKDEEFVVRKSYDVMACLREHLSDKVTFLGPTPKPIARTHNLYHYQIIIKYRFEDSLEETLNRILDMTQEPENKDLRLIIDHEPQNFT, encoded by the coding sequence ATGGTTTTAGTTGCACAAATAATTGTAGATGTTCCTCTAATGCAGACGGACAGGCCTTATAGTTACCTTGTACCAGAATCCATGCAGGGGCAAATTACCATCGGTATGAGGATTCATGTGCCTTTTGGTAAAGGAAATCGTCTCTTGCAAGGGTTTGTTATTGGCTTTGTAGAGCAAGAAAATGTAAGAAATCTGCCGGACTTGAAGCCAATTGCGGAACTTTTGGATTATGAACCAGTCCTTAATCAGGATCAGCTGGATTTGGCTGACCAAATGCGACACACGGTTTTTTCCTATAAGATTTCCATCTTGAAGTCTATGCTTCCGGGTCTCCTTAATTCACAGTATGACAAAGTTATCATGGCAACTGATAAACTGAGCGAAGAGGAGAGGGACATTTTTCTTCAGGGGCGAGACCATATTCTCTTCTCTCAATTGTCGAAAAAACAAGGTCAAGCCATTCCGCGTTTGGTGGGATCTGGTCGCGTAACGGTTGATTACATTGCTAGGGATAAACAAAATATAAAAACGGAGAAACATTATAGTGTTCAAAGAGGCATTTTAGAGACTTTGGATATTTCGCAACGAGCCAAGAAGCGGCTGGAGTTGCGGGACTTCTTGTTAGAAAAGAATGAGCCTGGAAAGTTAGTAGACCTGCATAAACTTTTTTCTCGAGATGTGGTGAAGTTTTTCATTGAGGCTGGAGCTCTAGCCATCACTGAAGTTGAGGTCAATCGTGCTGATAGCTACTTTGAAAAGGTAGAGAAGACGGATTTTCTAGAGCTTAATGCTCAGCAAGCACATGCTGTTGAAGTAATGACAGGTCAGATTGGTCATGGTGGGAAGCCGTTCTTGTTGAAAGGAGTGACGGGGTCAGGTAAGACTGAGGTTTACCTGCATCTTATTGAGAGAACCTTGGCTATGGGAAAAACTGCCATTGTCTTGGTTCCAGAAATTTCTCTGACGCCACAAATGACCAATCGTTTCATCTCCCGTTTTGGTGACTTGGTAGCAATCATGCATTCAGGCTTGTCAGATGGTGAAAAATTTGACGAGTGGCGTAAGGTTAGGTCTGGTCAAGCAAAGGTCGTTGTAGGAGCACGTTCTGCTATCTTTGCTCCCTTGGACAATATTGGAGCAATCATTATCGATGAGGAGCACGAGGCGACCTATAAGCAGGAATCCAATCCTCGCTATCATGCTAGAGATGTGGCCTTGCTTAGGTCCAAAAGCCATGGCGCTATTCTTGTACTTGGTTCAGCCACGCCTTCTATTGAGTCTCGAGCGAGGGCTCAGAAAGGGGTCTACCATTTTTTTGAATTGACGGAGAGGGCCAATCCTAGTGCTAAAATTCCGCAGGTTGAAGTGGTGGACTTTAAGGACTTTGTCGGTAGACAAGAGGCGAGTGATTTTACGCCACCTCTCTTGGAGAAAATCCGAGAGCGATTGGCACGTAAGGAACAAGTCGTTTTGTTGTTGAATCGTCGTGGGTATTCTTCATTTGTCATGTGTCGTGACTGTGGCTATGTGGATGACTGTCCGAACTGTGATATTTCACTGACTTTGCATATGGATACCAAGACCATGAATTGTCACTACTGTGATTTTCAAAAAGCTATTCCTAATGTCTGTCCTAATTGCCAGAGTCGTCAGATTCGCTATTATGGGACTGGGACACAGAAGGCTTATGATCAATTGACGGAACTTTTTCCAGAAGCCAGAGTGATTCGTATGGATGTTGATACTACACGTAAAAAAGGCGCTCACGAGAAACTTTTAGAGACTTTTGGGAGTGGCAAGGCTGATATTCTGCTAGGCACCCAAATGATTGCCAAGGGCTTGGATTTTCCCAATGTTACCTTGGTAGGGGTCTTAAATGCGGATACGTCGCTAAATTTACCAGATTTTCGTTCGGCTGAGCGCACTTTCCAGTTGTTGACTCAGGTGGCTGGTCGTGCTGGTCGTGCGGACAAGGAAGGGGAGGTTATTATTCAGACCTATAACCCTAGTCATTATGCCATTCGTTTTGCTCAGCAACAGGATTATGAGGGATTCTATGCCTATGAGATGGGGATTCGCCGTCAGTTGGCCTACCCGCCATATTTTTATACGGTAGGGATCACTCTTTCCCACAAGGATGAAGAGTTTGTAGTCCGTAAGAGCTATGATGTCATGGCTTGTTTAAGAGAACATTTGTCGGACAAGGTGACTTTCTTGGGACCAACACCAAAACCTATTGCCCGAACACATAACCTTTATCATTATCAGATTATTATCAAATATCGTTTTGAGGATAGCTTGGAAGAGACGCTTAATAGGATCCTTGATATGACACAGGAACCTGAAAATAAGGATCTACGTTTGATTATCGATCATGAGCCTCAGAATTTTACCTAA